The following are from one region of the Halorussus rarus genome:
- a CDS encoding NERD domain-containing protein, which translates to MNFVSSGHQADHSGADAERAVWNRLKSAFGPDDVGVAYHRYPIVDRTAGEYDREMDFLLFLRDAGAVVVECKGYQIDHIRAIEGDKWLLRGTSQSSAAPYSQARDQGFKLLSHFTKEPELMDERHNHKVSMNPVVALPNISREEWEARGFHEGPAAPPVLTADDLTPSALRRRVRSLPGEGLTADEYEAARAVLSGGQPISGERSPNLEDGATKAGLYERVRKGLNRLDEKQEEVGLQIPEGPQQVRGIAGSGKTVLMAKKAARMHAAHPEWDVALTFQTRSLYDTITEKVRRYYAFFTSEDAEPDWDKFHVLHGWGGKERQGLYYRIAQEAGVTPRTYGDAREAFDEEDGNLLHSCCLEVLEEGTVQESYDAILIDEAQDFDPGFYKLCRAALRPPKRLIWAYDEAQNLQTLTAPSPTNVFGTDEAGEPVVDLRGTYEGGVQKSQVMRRAYRTPRSVLMLAHALGMGLVRDGGAVQAITTQDGWESIGYEVESGDFRKFGDPVELTRPAEHSPHPLADETAATPFAAFQSFADKGEEVEWVADRVADDIADHGLAPERILVVPLGEYWSSKETGERLADELESRGVTPNLVWEGSKDVFAEDGAVTVSRVNRAKGNQAAMVYVVGVEHVEDDARRADLVQRRNEAFVALTRTEAWCTVTGTGDDEPIFHEIEDINRQVSWFDPALTFPAPHPDDLEREMDDGSRATTIDRFVG; encoded by the coding sequence ATGAACTTCGTCTCGTCGGGCCATCAGGCCGACCACTCCGGAGCCGACGCCGAGCGGGCGGTCTGGAACCGGCTCAAGTCGGCGTTCGGACCGGACGACGTCGGCGTCGCCTACCACCGCTATCCCATCGTCGACCGGACCGCCGGGGAGTACGACCGGGAGATGGACTTCCTGCTCTTCCTCCGGGACGCCGGCGCGGTGGTCGTCGAGTGCAAGGGCTACCAGATCGACCACATCCGGGCCATCGAGGGCGACAAGTGGCTGCTGCGGGGGACCTCCCAGTCGAGCGCCGCGCCGTACTCCCAGGCCCGCGACCAGGGGTTCAAGCTGCTCTCGCACTTCACGAAGGAGCCCGAACTGATGGACGAGCGCCACAACCACAAGGTGTCGATGAACCCCGTCGTCGCGCTCCCCAACATCAGTCGGGAGGAGTGGGAGGCTCGCGGGTTCCACGAGGGGCCGGCCGCGCCGCCGGTGCTGACCGCCGACGACCTCACGCCGAGCGCGCTCCGCCGGCGCGTCCGGTCGCTGCCCGGCGAGGGGCTGACCGCCGACGAGTACGAGGCGGCCAGGGCGGTGCTGAGCGGCGGCCAGCCGATTAGCGGCGAGCGCAGCCCGAACCTCGAGGACGGGGCGACCAAGGCCGGCCTGTACGAGCGCGTCCGGAAGGGGCTGAACAGGCTCGACGAGAAACAGGAGGAGGTCGGCCTCCAGATTCCCGAGGGGCCCCAGCAGGTCCGAGGCATCGCCGGGTCGGGCAAGACCGTGCTGATGGCCAAGAAGGCCGCACGGATGCACGCCGCCCACCCCGAGTGGGACGTCGCGCTCACGTTCCAGACCCGGAGCCTCTACGACACCATCACCGAGAAGGTCCGGCGCTACTACGCCTTCTTCACCTCCGAGGACGCCGAGCCAGACTGGGACAAGTTCCACGTCCTCCACGGCTGGGGCGGCAAGGAGCGCCAGGGCCTCTACTACCGCATCGCCCAGGAGGCGGGCGTCACGCCCCGGACCTACGGCGACGCGAGGGAGGCGTTCGACGAGGAGGACGGCAACCTGCTCCACTCGTGCTGCCTGGAGGTGCTGGAGGAGGGCACCGTCCAGGAGTCCTACGACGCGATTCTCATCGACGAGGCCCAGGACTTCGACCCCGGGTTCTACAAGCTCTGCCGGGCCGCGCTCCGCCCGCCGAAGCGGCTGATCTGGGCGTACGACGAGGCCCAGAACCTCCAGACGCTGACCGCGCCGAGCCCGACGAACGTCTTCGGGACCGACGAGGCCGGCGAGCCGGTGGTCGACCTCCGGGGCACCTACGAGGGCGGCGTCCAGAAGAGCCAGGTCATGCGGCGGGCCTACCGGACCCCGCGGTCTGTGCTGATGCTCGCCCACGCGCTCGGGATGGGGCTCGTCAGGGACGGCGGCGCGGTCCAGGCCATCACGACCCAGGACGGCTGGGAGTCCATCGGCTACGAGGTCGAGTCGGGCGACTTCCGGAAGTTCGGCGACCCGGTGGAACTGACCCGGCCGGCCGAGCACTCGCCGCATCCGCTCGCCGACGAGACGGCCGCGACGCCGTTCGCGGCGTTCCAGTCGTTCGCCGACAAGGGCGAGGAGGTCGAGTGGGTGGCCGACCGAGTCGCGGACGATATCGCCGACCACGGACTCGCGCCCGAGCGGATACTGGTCGTCCCGCTCGGCGAGTACTGGTCTTCCAAGGAGACCGGCGAGCGGCTCGCCGACGAACTCGAATCGCGGGGGGTGACCCCCAACCTGGTCTGGGAGGGGAGCAAGGACGTGTTCGCCGAGGACGGCGCGGTCACCGTCTCGCGGGTCAACCGCGCGAAGGGAAACCAGGCCGCGATGGTGTACGTCGTCGGCGTCGAGCACGTCGAGGACGACGCCCGGCGGGCCGACCTGGTCCAGCGCCGCAACGAGGCGTTCGTCGCGCTCACCCGGACCGAGGCGTGGTGCACCGTCACCGGGACCGGCGACGACGAGCCCATCTTCCACGAGATCGAGGACATCAACCGCCAGGTGTCGTGGTTCGACCCGGCGCTGACATTCCCCGCGCCCCACCCCGACGACCTCGAGCGCGAGATGGACGACGGCTCGCGGGCCACGACCATCGACCGGTTCGTCGGCTGA
- the folP gene encoding dihydropteroate synthase codes for MQNVTAAGLGIGDDYPPRIMGVLNVSEESPYDPSVYDDPGEAAAYVDEELVGEGADIVDVGLESANKRFEVLSAEQELDRLDTAVEAIESVSGDAVFSIETRYAEVADEALSRGFDMVNDICGFADPAMPDVCREHDAAVVKMASPPDLERPGAVEKPDDIYDALQREGLTDKTVVDPAFGGWSEAKTLEDDRETFRRLREFRGLGRPILVSINRKNFLRDLAGRSTEEALPVSLAATSMAVERGAHVVRTHDVAETADAAKIGAAFARERVTEDADGVDVEELDATTADEAARHLDRLGADRNRAEEMSARVFELSGLSANERDRLVAAAADSGAVAAPGESGLLLAGSPAVLDRLRTLVVEPSERLQRALESVGEPKR; via the coding sequence ATGCAGAACGTCACCGCCGCGGGGCTGGGCATCGGCGACGACTACCCGCCGCGGATCATGGGCGTCCTCAACGTCAGCGAGGAATCGCCCTACGACCCGAGCGTCTACGACGACCCGGGCGAGGCGGCCGCGTACGTCGACGAGGAGCTCGTCGGCGAGGGCGCCGACATCGTGGACGTCGGCCTCGAGTCCGCCAACAAGCGCTTCGAGGTGCTGTCGGCTGAGCAGGAACTCGACCGGCTCGACACCGCGGTCGAGGCCATCGAGAGCGTGTCGGGCGACGCCGTCTTCTCCATCGAGACCCGGTACGCCGAGGTGGCCGACGAGGCGCTCTCCCGGGGGTTCGACATGGTCAACGACATCTGCGGGTTCGCCGACCCCGCGATGCCCGACGTCTGCCGGGAGCACGACGCCGCCGTGGTCAAGATGGCGAGTCCGCCCGACCTCGAACGCCCCGGGGCCGTCGAGAAGCCCGACGACATCTACGACGCTCTGCAGCGCGAGGGGCTGACCGACAAGACCGTCGTCGACCCGGCGTTCGGCGGGTGGTCCGAGGCGAAGACCCTGGAGGACGACCGCGAGACGTTCCGGCGCCTCCGGGAGTTCCGCGGGCTCGGCCGGCCCATCTTGGTCTCGATCAATCGGAAGAACTTCCTCCGGGACCTCGCCGGCCGGTCCACCGAGGAGGCCCTGCCGGTGTCGCTGGCCGCGACGTCGATGGCGGTCGAGCGCGGCGCCCACGTCGTCCGGACCCACGACGTGGCCGAGACCGCCGACGCCGCGAAGATAGGTGCGGCGTTCGCCCGCGAGAGAGTGACCGAAGATGCCGACGGGGTCGACGTCGAGGAACTCGACGCCACCACCGCCGACGAGGCCGCCCGACATCTCGACCGCCTCGGGGCAGACCGGAACCGGGCCGAGGAGATGTCGGCGCGGGTCTTCGAGCTCTCGGGGCTCTCGGCGAACGAACGCGACCGCCTCGTCGCGGCCGCGGCCGACTCCGGGGCGGTCGCCGCGCCCGGCGAGTCGGGCCTGCTGCTCGCGGGGTCGCCGGCGGTCCTCGACCGACTCCGGACCCTCGTCGTCGAGCCTTCGGAGCGACTCCAGAGGGCGCTCGAAAGCGTCGGCGAGCCGAAACGCTAA
- a CDS encoding 6-hydroxymethylpterin diphosphokinase MptE-like protein, which translates to MRYQTWRPVYELILADFGFDRSADERARDALADLARPFDLDRLDATGRTVAVAGAGPSLTDPAELDRAREADAVFAASTAADDLRDAGVAVDCMVTDLDKNPETARELTREGTPVAAHAHGDNVPAVREWVPRFDADNVLATTQARPVGPVRNFGGFTDGDRAAFLADRLGADRLVFVGWDLDDPDVDETKAKKLRWAERLLRWLELRRGEEFAVLDGRREGIDTGEFPD; encoded by the coding sequence ATGCGCTACCAGACCTGGAGACCCGTCTACGAGCTGATACTCGCCGACTTCGGCTTCGACCGCTCGGCCGACGAGCGCGCCCGCGACGCGCTGGCCGACCTGGCCCGGCCGTTCGACCTCGACCGCCTCGACGCGACCGGCCGGACGGTCGCCGTGGCGGGCGCCGGCCCCTCGCTGACCGACCCGGCCGAACTCGACCGCGCCCGCGAGGCCGACGCCGTGTTCGCGGCCTCGACCGCGGCCGACGACCTCCGAGACGCGGGCGTCGCGGTCGACTGCATGGTCACCGACCTCGACAAGAACCCCGAGACCGCCCGAGAGTTGACCCGAGAAGGGACCCCGGTGGCGGCCCACGCCCACGGCGACAACGTCCCGGCGGTCCGCGAGTGGGTGCCCCGGTTCGACGCCGACAACGTCCTGGCGACCACGCAGGCCAGGCCGGTCGGGCCCGTCCGGAACTTCGGCGGGTTCACCGACGGCGACCGGGCGGCGTTCCTCGCCGACCGCCTCGGCGCCGACCGACTCGTCTTCGTCGGCTGGGACCTCGACGACCCCGACGTAGACGAGACGAAGGCGAAGAAGCTCCGGTGGGCCGAGCGCCTGCTCCGCTGGCTGGAGCTGCGCCGCGGCGAGGAGTTCGCCGTGCTGGACGGGCGGCGAGAGGGAATCGACACGGGCGAGTTTCCGGACTGA
- a CDS encoding quinone oxidoreductase family protein, whose translation MRQVEVTEFGGSEALNVTDVEASEPGPGQVRIAVEAAGVNFADIMQRRGHYVGGPEPTYVPGMEAAGTVDAVGDGVDYEEGDRVVAMTGRGGYADYALADADSLFEVPEPMSFAEAAGFPVQFMTAHSVLHEWGELEEGERVLVHAAAGGVGTAAVQLASAAGAEVFGTASTDEKLELAERLGCDHPINYEESDFRDVIDEKTDGEGVDLVLDGVGGETFSRSLDALAHFGRVVTYGAASGEPGEVETTRLLFENKSVVGYHLGNALQRDPQRILKAVPELQQLLASGDLEVVVGERFPLEEAAAAHEAIENRETVGKVVLEP comes from the coding sequence ATGCGACAGGTCGAAGTCACCGAGTTCGGCGGCAGCGAGGCACTGAATGTGACCGACGTCGAGGCCTCGGAACCGGGCCCGGGCCAGGTCCGCATCGCGGTCGAGGCCGCGGGCGTCAACTTCGCGGACATCATGCAGCGCCGGGGCCACTACGTCGGCGGGCCGGAGCCGACCTACGTCCCCGGGATGGAGGCCGCGGGCACGGTCGACGCCGTCGGCGACGGGGTCGACTACGAAGAGGGCGACCGGGTCGTCGCCATGACCGGCCGGGGCGGGTACGCCGACTACGCGCTCGCCGACGCCGACTCGCTGTTCGAGGTGCCCGAGCCGATGTCGTTCGCCGAGGCCGCCGGCTTCCCGGTCCAGTTCATGACCGCCCACTCGGTGCTCCACGAGTGGGGCGAACTGGAAGAGGGCGAGCGCGTGCTCGTCCACGCCGCCGCTGGCGGGGTCGGCACCGCCGCGGTCCAGCTCGCCAGCGCGGCGGGCGCGGAGGTGTTCGGCACGGCCAGCACCGACGAGAAGCTCGAACTGGCCGAGCGGCTCGGCTGCGACCACCCCATCAACTACGAGGAGTCCGACTTCCGGGACGTGATCGACGAGAAGACCGACGGCGAGGGCGTCGACCTCGTCCTCGACGGCGTGGGCGGCGAGACGTTCTCGCGGAGCCTCGACGCGCTCGCGCACTTCGGTCGCGTCGTGACCTACGGTGCGGCCAGCGGGGAACCCGGCGAGGTCGAGACGACCCGGCTCCTCTTCGAGAACAAGTCCGTGGTCGGCTACCACCTCGGCAACGCGCTCCAGCGCGACCCCCAGCGCATCCTGAAGGCGGTGCCCGAACTCCAGCAGCTGCTGGCGTCGGGCGACCTGGAGGTCGTGGTCGGCGAGCGGTTCCCGCTCGAAGAGGCGGCGGCGGCCCACGAGGCCATCGAGAACCGCGAGACCGTCGGGAAGGTCGTGCTGGAACCCTGA
- a CDS encoding VOC family protein yields MPDVRVDHVGVAVESVADAEPLLELLGAEKLVHEADPTGAFRWAYYLLGDASRVELIEPVDGEQSFLTDFLAENGPGMHHVTLEVGDMDAAVAALEADGVRVVDRTDYDAWAEAFVSPRNPTGVLFQLMEYREPFEAGRPDPGRLYIGGKKLSE; encoded by the coding sequence ATGCCCGACGTCCGCGTCGACCACGTCGGCGTCGCGGTCGAGTCGGTGGCCGACGCCGAACCGCTCCTCGAACTGCTCGGGGCCGAGAAGCTCGTCCACGAGGCGGACCCGACCGGGGCGTTCCGGTGGGCGTACTACCTGCTCGGCGACGCCTCCCGGGTCGAACTGATAGAGCCCGTGGACGGCGAGCAATCGTTCCTCACCGACTTCCTCGCCGAGAACGGCCCGGGGATGCACCACGTCACCCTGGAGGTCGGTGACATGGACGCCGCGGTCGCGGCGCTCGAAGCCGACGGGGTGCGGGTGGTCGACCGGACCGACTACGATGCGTGGGCCGAGGCGTTCGTCTCGCCCCGCAATCCGACGGGCGTCCTGTTCCAGCTGATGGAGTACCGCGAGCCCTTCGAGGCCGGCCGGCCCGACCCCGGCCGGCTCTACATCGGCGGAAAGAAGCTCTCGGAGTAG
- a CDS encoding HVO_2922 family protein: MSKSTFELYEDRSEQWRWRLVHDNGNIIADSGEGYATKQKAEQGIESVKANAADADVVVAD, encoded by the coding sequence ATGAGCAAATCGACATTCGAGCTGTACGAGGACCGGTCCGAACAGTGGCGCTGGCGACTCGTCCACGACAACGGCAACATCATTGCCGACTCCGGAGAGGGGTACGCGACCAAGCAGAAGGCCGAACAGGGTATCGAGAGCGTGAAGGCGAACGCGGCCGACGCCGACGTCGTCGTCGCCGACTGA
- a CDS encoding TIGR04024 family LLM class F420-dependent oxidoreductase, whose product MTDRTVHLPVAARPSIDDVVSLAQLAEERGYRRAWLPETWGRDASTVLAAIAERTDDIGIGPSILNVYSRSPALVGQTAATLQELSGGRMRLGIGPSGPAVIEGWHGQSFDEPLRRTREYVDIVRKVLSGETVNYAGDIFTLGGFRLRCDPPETPVAVDAAGMGPKSVELAGRFADGWHALMLTPDGVRDRMEDLRRGAELGDRDPDDVRVTLSITCAVSADGERARSLARQHLAFYVGAMGTFYRNALSRQGYEETAETVASAWGNGDREAALDAIDDDLLEELGAVGTPEEARDQLDKFEAIDGVDRVAVSFPRGAEQDELEATLDALAPNR is encoded by the coding sequence ATGACCGACCGAACCGTCCACCTGCCGGTCGCCGCCCGACCGAGCATCGACGACGTGGTCTCGCTCGCCCAACTGGCCGAGGAGAGGGGCTACCGCCGGGCGTGGCTCCCCGAGACGTGGGGTCGGGACGCCTCGACCGTCCTCGCGGCCATCGCCGAGCGCACCGACGACATCGGCATCGGCCCCTCGATCCTCAACGTCTACTCGCGGTCGCCCGCGCTCGTGGGCCAGACCGCCGCGACGCTTCAGGAGCTCTCGGGCGGCCGGATGCGCCTCGGCATCGGTCCGTCGGGTCCCGCCGTCATCGAGGGCTGGCACGGCCAGAGTTTCGACGAGCCCCTCCGGCGGACCCGCGAGTACGTCGACATCGTCCGGAAGGTGCTCTCTGGAGAGACCGTCAACTACGCGGGCGACATCTTCACCCTCGGGGGCTTTCGGCTGCGCTGTGACCCACCCGAGACTCCGGTGGCTGTCGACGCCGCCGGGATGGGCCCGAAGTCGGTCGAACTCGCCGGCCGGTTCGCCGACGGCTGGCACGCCCTGATGCTCACGCCCGACGGGGTGCGCGACCGGATGGAGGACCTCCGGCGGGGCGCCGAACTCGGCGACCGCGACCCCGACGACGTGCGGGTCACGCTCTCGATCACCTGCGCCGTCTCGGCGGACGGCGAGCGCGCCCGGAGCCTCGCGCGCCAGCACCTCGCGTTCTACGTCGGGGCGATGGGGACGTTCTACCGGAACGCCCTCTCCCGGCAGGGGTACGAGGAGACCGCCGAGACGGTCGCGTCGGCCTGGGGGAACGGCGACCGGGAGGCCGCGCTCGACGCCATCGACGACGACCTGCTCGAGGAGCTCGGCGCGGTCGGCACGCCCGAGGAGGCCCGCGACCAGTTGGACAAGTTCGAGGCCATCGACGGCGTCGACCGGGTCGCGGTGTCGTTCCCCCGCGGCGCCGAGCAGGACGAACTGGAGGCGACCCTCGACGCGCTCGCGCCGAATCGGTAA
- a CDS encoding S26 family signal peptidase, which yields MSDDTPAERVRELLARFRDSDHAAVALLRETAQSALLVGLLALVVFGASGVWPPMVAVESGSMEPHMQRGDLVFVMDERRLAPGAATGGTGVVTHRNAEEAGYRKLGDYGDVIIYRPDGSTSETPIIHRARFWVNDSENWYDEADPEYLPGDSCAEVRSCPAPNAGFVTLGDANPYYDQAVGRSRPVRPSWIRATAEVRVPFLGHLRLALR from the coding sequence ATGAGCGACGACACGCCGGCAGAGCGGGTGCGCGAGCTGCTGGCCCGGTTCCGGGACAGCGACCACGCCGCGGTCGCGCTCCTCCGCGAAACCGCACAGAGCGCCCTCCTCGTCGGCCTGCTCGCCCTGGTGGTGTTCGGCGCGAGCGGCGTCTGGCCGCCGATGGTCGCGGTCGAGAGCGGGAGCATGGAACCCCACATGCAGCGTGGCGACCTGGTGTTCGTGATGGACGAACGCCGGCTGGCGCCCGGCGCCGCGACCGGCGGGACCGGCGTCGTGACCCACCGGAACGCCGAGGAGGCGGGCTATCGGAAACTCGGGGACTACGGGGACGTAATCATCTATCGACCGGACGGGAGCACGTCCGAGACGCCGATCATCCATCGGGCGCGGTTCTGGGTGAACGACTCGGAGAACTGGTACGACGAGGCCGACCCGGAGTACCTGCCCGGCGACAGCTGCGCAGAGGTCCGGAGCTGCCCGGCCCCGAACGCCGGGTTCGTGACGCTGGGCGACGCCAACCCGTACTACGACCAGGCGGTCGGCCGGAGCCGGCCGGTCCGGCCCTCGTGGATCCGGGCCACCGCCGAGGTGCGGGTGCCGTTCCTGGGCCACCTCCGTCTCGCGCTGCGCTGA